DNA sequence from the Tachysurus fulvidraco isolate hzauxx_2018 chromosome 1, HZAU_PFXX_2.0, whole genome shotgun sequence genome:
TCTTAATAATACGGATCAGTGGATTAAATTCTGATGTACACTTGAACTGTGTGTCATCTTCCTTGACTTCCTCCCTCTTCCTCACCATCTCTCTTGTTTCCCTCTTTTTCTAGGCTTTGCCCGGAATCTTTCAGAAGGCAGCGACGCCAACTACACAGAGTACGTGGCCACCAGGTGGTACAGATCTCCCGAGCTTCTTCTCGGGTGAGTGTCATGCAGTATTTTTCTTCTGATTTGTTTCCACAGCTCACAGCTCTCCATTCCCTGATACCTTTAAGGTCCATAGACCTTAAGCTGCGTCCCTAATGCTGCACTACAGACTATGCACTAAAAGTCTAGTGGATGAATTTTTGAAGGGTTGTATCGTCTCAAATGAAACACTCCTACGAAATCCAGCGTCAGCGCTTGGTAGCCCCTCTTCCACCTACGTAAGCAAAACTATAAGTGTTGGATTTAAAGCGTCCAACTTTCCATACCTGAAGTGCAGTTCTTTCTCTTAAGTGGTATTTTTAGTGTAAACACCCAACTCACACTATTTATCTACACAACGAAGTAACGGAtgagaacaaatgaatgaacatgtggaacatgaaaaaaaatggatagGCTTTGGTTTTTGTGGAAACAAAACCCATGGATCATTCTGGAAGCTGAGATGTTTTTTCTTGGTGCTTATTGCTGTTTAGACTGATATTTTTGTGTGCCACCAGAGGAGATagcagagaaggagagagggaatgCCACAATCGTgtttttttcccaaaagtctcGCCATTTAAATTCCGCCTACTCGAATGTTctcaccctccctctcttcGCATCTCTGAGCAGAGCTGTGTCTTTCAGCCTGATGTCTCaactcttttttctctctctctctctcgctctccctctctctttcactttttctCCATAATTTCCTCATCCGTAGCCCCTCCCCCATCATTTTTGGCTCTTTCATGGTTGCAATTTACATTGACGACACGGCAAAAAAAAGTATTCGTTTTCAAATATAGTAATAAGAAGCTTTGGTCGATCAGTAAACATGACTGTTGCAGTATTCATTGTTCTTCATGTGTCTTCAATACGCCCCCGTTACGATAAATTGACAATTTAATACCTCTGCTAGTGCCTTAAAGCCCCAGCAGACCTGATTCAGCTCATTAAGCACCTGATAATtagctgattatttatttaggcAGGTGTTTAACAGCATATAAATCACAGAACGCACAAGCGTGCAGACTCCAAGACCGTAACGAAGAAGCCGTGGCATAGAGAATCATACTAATTCAGAAGGATCTTAGCTTGACATGAGGATTTCTCGCTAATACAAAATGTTCTCGAGTAATCAGTAGTAGTGGACTTGATTTTTTTACCAAAGGGAAGTAAAAAATATCAGGCAAATTCAGTTTCTTTTCATTAGATttgttttaaagacatttttctgATTTTAATTTTGTCTTATTGGCAGATCATTTTGCTCAATCGTGTAATTCTCGAAAGAAGCATTATCTGCCAATAGaaatattagcattagcatctgCTTTTACACAAGATCCTTTCACTTGATTTAtcaaatacacatttttctgtGGCCTGTAGACATTTGTAAAacagtgacactggagactccttccataaatgtcagaaaaacatCTTCTTAGCAAACATCTCaaacatttatgttatttaaaggcggggtctccgatttttgaaagccaatgtcgacatttgaaatcaccaaaacaaacacgcccctaacccaaatgggtcccacccctgtatggggtgggacccattccgcccacacacacatacgtacagtaTCCAGTATACGTACAGTACccagctccgcccacacacacatacgtacagtaacccaggcaaataatggaaagaaatgtgtctttatcatagctgaagggaagaacaatacgattgcagataaacaaacaagtaaaaatgacacacaagcataatcatgcaaaggacaaaggcatatattagttctgtgtaacaaagcaaaacaacgttactcacctatcgagaaggaaaaaagcgcctcgacgtcttaagtaaagttgaatttcccgagtcaataactcctgagctaaacgctgttactacacaaaacgcggttgtagctgcctctctacattactacgatagaaaagaggtgttatttgtgtagtaacagcatttagctcaggagttattgactcgggaaactccaatctgtgaacatgcgccaacttcctgctccttcagttctctccagcactggaaagctgatcctatattaacacaggtcctacttcttgccttatcgtaagcctttcttctctttctttctttgtttttattctccgtgtcaatgttaaaaccgctttctgctaatgtcacacatgcgcactgaacagtctctctgccgcatattggcaagccccgcccctttctgcacattggctacatgttcgttttgatttttgttttgatttttgtttattatcggcccgactcagttttctgaagcgttcctcaaaaatcggagacgctgcctttaatctatttattattagctGTAAAAGTTCACCTAGTACAATTAGTTCTTTCCTAACAGTCTGTTTTGCTTTGTCTCTCAGAGCTCCATATGGAAAGGCTGTGGATATGTGGTCAGTGGGATGTATCCTGGGCGAACTGAGTGACGGACAGCCTTTATTTCCGGGAGAAAGTGAGATCGATCAGCTCTTTACCATCCAGAAAGTGCTGGGTCCCTTGCCTCCTGAGCAGATGAAGCTGTTCTACAGCAACCCTCGCTTTGCTGGACTCCGGGTAACAAATAgacttttcttctcttctcttctcttctcttctcttctcttctcttctcttctcttctcctctcctgaAAAACATGTGAACTGTACCTAGCCCAGCTGCGTATCAAAGATGAGAAATTGGCTTACGCTTGCACTTTAGAATTGCTGTAGTACTTGTCGGTTGCCGTCCATTCCTGTTTCCATCTTTTTCGATCTTGCGAATgaggaaatgaataaaacaaacccgttctttcgctctctcttttctcatctTCATGTCTTTGTATCAAATGACAGTTCCCTACAGTCAGCCATCCACAGACCCTGGAAAGGAGATACTTAGGCATCATTAATGGACTCATGTTGGATCTCATGAAGGTAAGGCttacacaatttatttagtaaatttagttcattcattttGGGAAGATCTTTACCAAGCAGctgtttttactttatatacagtatgtttaaagatatttatatatatatatttatatatatctgaTGGGCCAGTAGGGGGTGGGCTACACAAATACAGTGGGATTCAACATAGTAACTCATTATGCTAAATGATATCTAGGGCCTGATCAAATGTATGCACTACTTATTAGTTGACTTAAAAATTTGAACAAGCCACAAGCCATCTTTCTGTGAAATGCCATAGAAAATGGTATGGCGTTTGCGATAACACCTGTGCACTAATTCCATAGCTTCCAACCACACAGATATAAATAGGTTTTCACAATCACTACATAATTATACAAATTTGTACCATTTATAACTTTTCTTTTAGCCAGATTGTAGTGCTTGgttgtttttctttgctgttcTAAATATAATTCTGATCTTAGAATCTGCTGCTGTTGAACCCGTCGGAGCGCTTTCTGACTGAGCAGTGTTTGAACCACCTCGTGTTCCAGGCACTGCGAGTGCTCGAGCGACCCGCGCCACCGTCTCCCACGCCGCCTCGCTCCTCCAAGAGGAAACCGTACCACGGGGACAACACCATTCCCAGCCGGTCAGCTAGCtccacactgtgacacacattaCCAAGTATTTCTTTTGTACTATTCTACACTGTACAAGTGAGATTGTCCACTGAATGTAAGCTGAACCTGCAGCTTTAAGAGGCTTTACTTTATGAGGTGAGGCAACGAGAACAGTTAATGAAAGTCAGGGAATTATGAAGACGTGATTATATAGGATATGCAAATATCTACACATGTATACTAATCTGATTCATCAAGTGTTGATCTTTTGTAAtcctttctctctgtttgtctttctacAGAAGTAAGAGCTCTAGTCATCGTCGTGCCAACGGTAAAGACTGCTCGTCGCTGCCACGCCATGAAGACTTGCGCAGGAGCACTGAAGGCTTCTTGAATGGTGGTGGAGGGCCCATGGGAGCCAGCTTGAGCCCTACAATGCATCCCAAGAGCTACCAGAGCCAGACACTGAGCCGCTCGATCTCTTGCAGCAAAGATCTGGCCAACAACAATCTGCCGCATCTTTTGAGCCCCAAGGATGTCAAGGGCAAAACCGAGTTTGACTTCACTCTGGGACCCAAGACGACTGGTGGGGTGGACGTTTCCACTGGCAAGTACCTAAAATCATCCAAACAAAATCGACAGCCATCATCCTCTTTTCTGGAGGGCAAAACGAGCACTCTGCAGTCTAGCGACAAGCATGGACGTCATGGCTACATGGAAAGCTCGCATGGCTCTATgccctcatcctcatcctccaaGAGCACTTCATCTTACCTTGGCCTGTCCAAAAGCCATGGCACTCTGAGTGACGCAAAGTCTGTTGGAAACCTGACTGAGCCCCGCCTTCACCTAGAGGAGACCGTTCCCAGTTCAAGCTCTAATTCCCGGTACTTCCCAACTAGCTGTTTGGACTTGAACGCCGCCCCCGCCAGCCCACGAACAGAGCGGCACTCCAGCTCAGATCACCAGGGTCATAGCCCAGCAGGGCGCTCCAACCCTCGCATGGAGGGTGGTACCCTGGACTCGCATCACTCCTCAGGCCGAAAAAAATTACCAGAGGAAGCCAAAGTCCCGGATGGTCTGGATCCATCCATGGTGGCTGGAGCCGCAGGCGTGCACAGTCACACGCTTTCCGCTCCCCACGAAGCCTTCCCCTATGGCCTGGGCTATACCAGCCCCTTTTCATCTCAGCAACGCCCCCACCGGCACTCTATGTATGTGCGACGTGAGCGCCACAGGACCCACGGTCAGGAGGCTGGGTTGGCAGTGAGCCAGGGTGCACCAACACGTGCCAGCAGCCTACAGTTACTTTCCCCTCAGCTTCCTCATCGCACATTACCACGCCATCCAAATGGCTCATCAAGAGAAGAGCTCAGCAAGGACATCAGCAGGGTCAGactctctgtttgtctgcatTGAtgtttgtctatctctctgtccatTACTAAAAAttggtctttttttaaaatagaattatCAGAAAACTTGATTATCAAACTTGATTTGGAAGATGGAATACATGCTAAACTTATCTGgtgtttgcttaaaaaaaaggtCTCTCGGATTAGAGATGCCTGCGTATGCAGATGCATACATGGACATTTGTTTCTTGCTAAGAGTTAGAGTGTCACTTAGTCACAGTCCTACTCATATCTCTGTTATAGATGACTAACTGCAGTGTCATTTTCCAATTCAAGCTAGGATAATGAGCCAAGGCAATACTTTGCCCTCTAACTGAAAATGATATTGTACTGTTAACCCAGTAAATGTCTTACAACATCATGTCAGATTTATAATGGGAGCATAGGTAAAACTGCTGGGTTTACAAAACATGAGACCTCCGACCCCAATGACAATGGCTTCTTTGGGTAAAATAACctggattttgtttgtttaaaagaaatactGTTATTGCAGACTACCAGTAAATCATTACGCACCATTCCATGTGCCGATGATAATAAAGGATGAACAATTTTATTGTTTCTCGTTTGAGAGACATCATACAGCAACTACAAGAGCATTAGAGCCATGTAAAGCTTAAGACAACACGGCAAGCTATACGTTAATGTACACCAGTTCGTTACCAAAAATGACGAGTTTAAACAAATTTAAGAAATGCTGTAGTTTGTTGTCATTTGGTGGAACCCAAATGTTGCCTTTAATTCTagtagaaaatatttaaaaatgcttaTTCTCCTCGAAATGCTAACCTTATGTGATGCTGAGACACTAGCACATACTTTCAAAATGCTACTGTAGATTGTAAAATGTTGCCAGCGGTCCTGCTGTGTCTTTAATGAAGCATCAGCATGTTCAGATTGCAGCAGCATGCACCATCCAGATAAAGAAAGTTAGAGCACATTACAGCAAGATATAGAGGCAAGCTATTAAGTTTTGCTTTGACCAGAGGGCTACAGTTTGGGCACAGTTGTCTGTTTGATTTGTCTATCGGGGTTCAAACGTTTATCCTAACAAATGTTTCATGTTGGGGTTCCTTAATTAGAAATGAGTCTGCAGTTTACCATTTCTGTCAGGACAAAGGAAGAAAGTTTTGAGATTATTACTCTCAAGTAATAGTTACAATGGAACTTTTGAATTTGGCCTTTCCTCTTGTCAAATCTTGGAGATTATTGACAAAACGTTATAAAGAATGATGATAAGAAAGCGATTAGGTCATATACTGGGTTGTACAGTAACAACCAGGTGCCTATTATTCCTAGAATACCCCCTCAAATTTAACACCTGTATGAGGCAGTGTCCTGACTAAGGTAACACTTCACATTGACACATCtgacatttgttattttttagttttatgtGGGGGGAAAACATGTCTATTACTCTGAACTGTTTAGAGTCTAACCCCAACCTTGTGACATACTAAATCCAGGTGTAACCCTAATCCTCTAACCCTATACAGTATCTGCACATATGGTGGCATTGACAATAAAGAACCTTGAACCTATAACCCTGAGACTATCCTTAAACACCAACCCTCTAAGTATAATCCTAAGCCTAACCACACCACTAATCTTAGGTGAGTGAGAAAGGTtaccagaaaaaaaaccctgtatTTTCTGATGCCTTTgtcattttatcatttgttaccctatatgtgtgtgtgtgtgtgtgtgtgtgtgtgtgtgtgtgtgtgtgtgtgtgtgtgtgtgtgtgtgtgtgtgtgtgagatatatatcacaatataatttatttaaatttacacaaCAATGAGGGTACAGAACAGAaatcaattataaatattaaaatttaggTAGATTGATCGATGTAAGGTTCATAAtctacagtcatgtgaaaaaatgaGGACTGCCTATGAAatcctgtgtttttttaacGTCAAGTCAAGAcaacaagcttttattgtcgtttcaaccatatatagctgatccactacacagtgaaataagacaacgtttctccaggactatggtgctacatagaactaAGACAGAGCTAAGAACTTAtttaagttagtcctagatacataaagtgcatctgtgcaacctggtgcaaacagtgcaggacaaaagacaaaatgacagtgtgggacaaaagacagtgcatcaaaaaatacaagacaatacacaaaaaccgcaccgaccagtgtaaatactgtgttctATATTGCATGTGCATAACATATTCGGACGTATGGATATTTAATATCAATTTTAACAACACTGAGAGATTCAagtaatataactaaacaaTTAAAACTGGAGGAAAAACCTTTTAAAACTTTCTgtcaaatgtaattttaaaaaaaaatgcaatttctGCTGAGGAAGAAATTAGGACATTCCCACATTTATTCCCACGCAAACTGGctaaaatcacacacaggtgtatTACATCAGGTACACATGATTGTTACTCAGCATATTGAAGGAGGCTTGCCCTATTTAAACCTCAGCCATTTAGTTTGGTGTGCTCCTGACTGTTGAAGTGAGAGTGAACACCATGGTGAGCTTGAAAGAATCTTCAGAAAACAGATTGTAGCAGCTTATAGAGTAAGTCTGGTAAGGGAAttaaaaagatctcaaaagaatAGGAAATCAGCCATTCCACTGAAATCATCCTGGAAAATAGTCTACAAGTGGAGGACATTCAAAACGACATTCAAAACGAAGTCTAAAATTTCATCACAGGACCTACAGCAGGCTCTTTCTACTGTTGATGTGAAAGTGCATGCctctacaatcagaaagagactaTACAAGTTTAGCTTGTATAGTTGCTGTAGGTGTGCAAGCAAGAAACCTTTGCCCTTTGTTTGGTGTAATCCAAATGCAACATTCCAAGAAACAAACCTT
Encoded proteins:
- the cdkl5 gene encoding cyclin-dependent kinase-like 5 isoform X1, with translation MKIRLIGDVMNKFEVLGIVGEGAYGVVLKCRHKETKELVAIKKFKDSEENEEVKETTLRELKMLRTLKQENIVELKEAFRRRGKLYLVFEYVEKNMLELLEEMPNGAPPDKVRNYIYQLIKAIHWCHKNEIVHRDIKPENLLISSNDILKLCDFGFARNLSEGSDANYTEYVATRWYRSPELLLGAPYGKAVDMWSVGCILGELSDGQPLFPGESEIDQLFTIQKVLGPLPPEQMKLFYSNPRFAGLRFPTVSHPQTLERRYLGIINGLMLDLMKNLLLLNPSERFLTEQCLNHLVFQALRVLERPAPPSPTPPRSSKRKPYHGDNTIPSRSKSSSHRRANGKDCSSLPRHEDLRRSTEGFLNGGGGPMGASLSPTMHPKSYQSQTLSRSISCSKDLANNNLPHLLSPKDVKGKTEFDFTLGPKTTGGVDVSTGKYLKSSKQNRQPSSSFLEGKTSTLQSSDKHGRHGYMESSHGSMPSSSSSKSTSSYLGLSKSHGTLSDAKSVGNLTEPRLHLEETVPSSSSNSRYFPTSCLDLNAAPASPRTERHSSSDHQGHSPAGRSNPRMEGGTLDSHHSSGRKKLPEEAKVPDGLDPSMVAGAAGVHSHTLSAPHEAFPYGLGYTSPFSSQQRPHRHSMYVRRERHRTHGQEAGLAVSQGAPTRASSLQLLSPQLPHRTLPRHPNGSSREELSKDISRNDQSPKEKPHSHGPIKDSTRDNTSYHSQRAKNEVGMYHDPHMEDGTSSKENRLIYSDSMPRRVGSFYRVPSPRPDNSFHDNVPQSRVPPVSADSAAMANHSKRQTNFDPWNNSEAMVLNPPEIPKQKEKQGFFRAIKKKKKKSQPTEGCEGRNPSIKKSLFPLFNSKNSLKHNSSVLPVLAQPMVAAEGQQDQLVLQRPVKSSSHHSSRHRNRDRERDRDRDRDRDRNRERGHERERDRDNTWPVEKHTNVQPQNQPLRSLRKLLHLSSPPSSSTAVSQPPPPPPPDRSSEIRFQPLANPPPKAAPPSMPEARAISVGSITPNTKSRKPHNYPLPGQIESAWHATAPYPDQMASKAGQNGIGFARAARPRMPNLNDLKETAL
- the cdkl5 gene encoding cyclin-dependent kinase-like 5 isoform X2; translation: MKIRLIGDVMNKFEVLGIVGEGAYGVVLKCRHKETKELVAIKKFKDSEENEEVKETTLRELKMLRTLKQENIVELKEAFRRRGKLYLVFEYVEKNMLELLEEMPNGAPPDKVRNYIYQLIKAIHWCHKNEIVHRDIKPENLLISSNDILKLCDFGFARNLSEGSDANYTEYVATRWYRSPELLLGAPYGKAVDMWSVGCILGELSDGQPLFPGESEIDQLFTIQKVLGPLPPEQMKLFYSNPRFAGLRFPTVSHPQTLERRYLGIINGLMLDLMKNLLLLNPSERFLTEQCLNHLVFQALRVLERPAPPSPTPPRSSKRKPYHGDNTIPSRSKSSSHRRANGKDCSSLPRHEDLRRSTEGFLNGGGGPMGASLSPTMHPKSYQSQTLSRSISCSKDLANNNLPHLLSPKDVKGKTEFDFTLGPKTTGGVDVSTGKYLKSSKQNRQPSSSFLEGKTSTLQSSDKHGRHGYMESSHGSMPSSSSSKSTSSYLGLSKSHGTLSDAKSVGNLTEPRLHLEETVPSSSSNSRYFPTSCLDLNAAPASPRTERHSSSDHQGHSPAGRSNPRMEGGTLDSHHSSGRKKLPEEAKVPDGLDPSMVAGAAGVHSHTLSAPHEAFPYGLGYTSPFSSQQRPHRHSMYVRRERHRTHGQEAGLAVSQGAPTRASSLQLLSPQLPHRTLPRHPNGSSREELSKDISRNDQSPKEKPHSHGPIKDSTRDNTSYHSQRAKNEVGMYHDPHMEDGTSSKENRLIYSDSMPRRVGSFYRVPSPRPDNSFHDNVPQSRVPPVSADSAAMANHSKRQTNFDPWNNSEAMVLNPPEIPKQKEKQGFFRAIKKKKKKSQPVAAEGQQDQLVLQRPVKSSSHHSSRHRNRDRERDRDRDRDRDRNRERGHERERDRDNTWPVEKHTNVQPQNQPLRSLRKLLHLSSPPSSSTAVSQPPPPPPPDRSSEIRFQPLANPPPKAAPPSMPEARAISVGSITPNTKSRKPHNYPLPGQIESAWHATAPYPDQMASKAGQNGIGFARAARPRMPNLNDLKETAL